One genomic region from Haloarcula taiwanensis encodes:
- a CDS encoding transcriptional regulator has translation MTDDADTQNTGRRIQSVENACEIIEAVQESHSATLQELSERIELSQGTLHTYLATLTDCGFLSKDDDTYQLGFRFVTMGEHVRNETELYTAGQEEVDKLADKSGEYVHLVVENDGREVAIYERRGEHAVGMDYHLQLREAPQHLHDSASGKAILSCLPDERVKRIIDREGLSRQTQHTITDRETLCDELETIRERGYATNDEEEIRGLRAVGAPILDNDGTVVGAVSVTAPTSRLKGARFDTEIPEMVMEAANLIEVNLEMTSFDRGT, from the coding sequence ATGACCGACGACGCCGACACACAAAACACGGGCCGACGGATACAGTCCGTGGAGAACGCCTGTGAGATTATTGAAGCTGTTCAGGAGTCACATAGCGCGACGTTGCAGGAGTTGAGCGAGCGAATCGAACTCTCCCAGGGAACGCTTCACACGTATCTTGCGACGCTGACCGACTGCGGCTTTCTCTCGAAGGACGACGACACGTACCAGCTTGGCTTTCGGTTCGTCACGATGGGTGAACACGTCCGAAACGAGACGGAACTCTATACCGCCGGCCAAGAGGAAGTGGACAAGCTGGCGGACAAATCCGGCGAGTACGTCCATCTGGTCGTTGAGAACGACGGGCGCGAAGTCGCCATCTACGAGCGGCGAGGGGAGCATGCCGTCGGGATGGACTATCACCTCCAGCTGCGGGAAGCACCACAGCATCTCCACGACAGCGCGTCTGGGAAGGCGATCCTCTCGTGTCTCCCAGACGAGCGTGTCAAGAGAATTATCGACCGAGAAGGGCTCTCACGACAGACACAGCACACGATTACGGACCGAGAGACGCTCTGCGACGAGCTAGAGACCATCCGGGAGCGGGGATACGCGACGAACGACGAGGAAGAAATCCGCGGTCTCCGGGCAGTCGGTGCGCCGATACTGGACAACGATGGGACCGTCGTCGGCGCGGTCAGTGTGACTGCACCGACCAGCCGTCTGAAAGGAGCCCGCTTCGACACTGAGATCCCCGAGATGGTGATGGAAGCTGCGAACCTCATCGAAGTCAATCTCGAAATGACGTCGTTCGACCGCGGCACATAA
- a CDS encoding amino acid dehydrogenase, protein MSTQTEPPEQAPDEDESPIATARRQLERAAEHLDLSEGLLEQLRHPSKTVEVSVPIRRADGSVEVFNGYRVQHFEVRGPYKGGMRYHPSVSAEECTALAMLMTWKCAVMDLPFGGAKGGIVVDPSTLTAQETEQLTRRFAEELREVVGPTKDIPAPDMGTDEQTVAWFMDAYSMQEGETVPGIVTGKPTAVGGTHGREEAPGRSVAIVAREALDYYDGNVDGATVAVQGFGAVGANAARLLDSWGASVVAVSDVDGGIYDESGLDVESISADGDEHGQLGDVDAPRQLSNAELLELDVDVLIPAAVGNVLTKQNAADVQASIIVEGANGPTTTAADAVFKERDIPVIPDILANAGGVTASYFEWLQHINRRSWSREEVNEELEAEMLDAWEALQTEVEDRDVTWRTAAYIVALSRIGDAMNARGLWP, encoded by the coding sequence ATGAGCACACAGACGGAGCCACCAGAGCAAGCGCCAGATGAGGACGAATCGCCAATCGCGACTGCCCGCCGCCAACTGGAGCGGGCGGCCGAACACCTCGACCTTTCCGAGGGGCTGCTTGAGCAGCTCCGCCATCCATCGAAAACCGTCGAGGTATCTGTCCCGATCCGCCGAGCCGACGGGAGTGTCGAGGTGTTTAACGGGTATCGCGTCCAGCATTTCGAGGTTAGAGGCCCGTACAAGGGCGGTATGCGATACCACCCGAGCGTCTCCGCAGAGGAGTGTACGGCGCTGGCGATGTTGATGACGTGGAAGTGTGCGGTGATGGACCTTCCCTTCGGCGGTGCGAAGGGCGGAATCGTCGTCGACCCGTCGACGCTCACTGCACAGGAAACCGAGCAACTGACCCGCCGGTTCGCTGAGGAACTACGCGAAGTCGTCGGGCCGACGAAAGACATCCCCGCACCTGACATGGGGACCGACGAGCAGACCGTCGCCTGGTTCATGGACGCGTATTCGATGCAGGAAGGCGAGACAGTCCCCGGCATTGTGACCGGCAAACCAACAGCGGTCGGCGGCACACACGGCCGTGAAGAGGCACCCGGCCGAAGCGTCGCCATCGTCGCCCGCGAAGCGCTCGACTACTATGACGGAAATGTCGACGGTGCCACCGTCGCTGTACAGGGCTTCGGTGCTGTCGGCGCGAACGCCGCACGTCTGCTCGATTCCTGGGGCGCATCCGTCGTCGCTGTCAGCGACGTCGACGGCGGTATCTACGATGAATCCGGCCTCGATGTCGAATCAATCTCCGCTGACGGCGACGAACACGGCCAGCTGGGGGACGTTGACGCACCGCGTCAGCTATCCAACGCCGAGTTGCTGGAACTCGATGTCGATGTCTTGATTCCCGCGGCGGTCGGAAACGTATTGACCAAACAAAACGCTGCGGACGTGCAGGCAAGCATTATCGTCGAAGGTGCGAACGGGCCGACAACGACAGCAGCCGACGCTGTGTTCAAAGAGCGCGACATCCCAGTTATCCCAGACATCCTCGCCAACGCCGGTGGCGTCACTGCGAGCTACTTCGAATGGCTCCAGCACATTAACCGGCGGAGCTGGTCCCGCGAGGAGGTCAACGAAGAACTCGAAGCCGAAATGCTCGATGCATGGGAGGCGCTCCAGACCGAAGTCGAGGACCGCGATGTCACGTGGCGAACGGCGGCCTACATCGTTGCGCTCTCGCGAATCGGTGACGCTATGAACGCCCGCGGGCTATGGCCGTAG